In the Pedobacter cryoconitis genome, GCCGGTAATTTTGAAACCGCTATTTTATTGTTAACGGTCGATGGAAATTCCTCCATTTTAATAAAATAGGAAGGAATCATATAAGCTGGTAAATGTTCTCCCAAATGTGAGCGAAGAACAGAAACCTCCAAAGCCTCATCTGCTATATAATAAGCACATAAATAAGGATGCCCGTCTTCTGAATCACGGTTGATCACTAAAGCATTACTGATGGATTCGTGGCGAAGCAACTGTTGCTCTATTTCTTTCAATTCTATTCTAAAACCCTTTAACTGTACCTGATCATCTATTCTTCCCAGATACTCCAAATCGCCATTTTCCAGTAATCGGCCTAAGTCTCCGGAACGATAAAAACGCTCTCCTTTACGATAAGGATTATCAAAAAAACGGGTTCTGGTCAATGCCTCATTATTCAGATATCCCCTGCTTATCCCCGCTCCCCCTACATAGATCTCACCAGTTATACCTTGTGGGACCAGCTTTTTATTTTTGTCCAATACATACAATGATGTTGTTGGAATCGGTTTACCAATATCACTTATATTATCGTCGATCTCCTTTTTCCCGATCTCTTTATAGGTGGCATGAACAGTCACTTCAGTAATTCCGTACATATTGACCAATAGCACTTCGGGATATTGCTGTTGCCAGGATTTCAACTTCGAAGGAACCAAAGCCTCACCTCCAAAAATAACATAGCGCAAATCATTTAATTCTATGTCTTTTCTGCCAATTTCTTCTACCAGGTTATTGAATGATGTCGGGGTTTGGTTCAATACCGTCACCTTGTGCTGCTTAAGTACCTGTATATATTGAGCAGGATCCCTTGCAATTGCTTGTGAAATGATGATTACTTTACCGCCATATAATAAAGCGCCATACATTTCCCATACACTAAAATCAAAACAGTGACTATGGAACATAGTCCATACGTCATTTTCCCCGAAATCAAACTGAAATCCATCGTTATACATTAGCCTTACTACGTTTTCATGCTCAATCATAACCCCTTTAGGATTACCTGTAGTTCCAGAGGTATAAATGATATAACATAAGTCTGAAGGCTCATTGATCCTGGCTGGATTTGGCACTTCCTGAGCTGCTCCTGTAATATCTTCTAATAAGATCTTTTGAATGTTCTTCGCTATGGCAGTCTCATGTTTTGCATCAGTAACCATGATCGTTATTTTACTGTCCTCCAGCATATAATTTATCCGGCCTTCAGGATAGCTTGGATCCAAAGGCAAATAACAGCCCCCGGATTTCAATATTCCTAACATACCTACAACCGTGTACAGGTTTTTGTCTGTAAAAAGACCCACGATATCATCTCTGCCTATACCTTTTGACCGCAGTTCACTGGCCAGAATATTTGACAGATTATTTAGCTCAGCATAGGTTAAAGTATCCCCTTCATAAACAACTGCTATCGAATCCGGACTTTTTTGTACCTGTCTTTCAAATAGCTCAACAACAGTGCAATCCTTTGGATAGGCAATTTCAACAGCATTGTTAAGCTTTATAATATCATTTTCTTCCGATTTCGAAAGCAATGATAGTCCGGATAAAGATATCTCCTGGTTTTCTATGACTTGTTGCAATAACGCTTTGTAGAAACCAATAAATCTTTCAATCGTAACAGTTGTAAAAAGATCAGTAGAATATTCCAGGTCAAAGCTTAATCCAGCAGCATCTTCAGTTGCTTCTAATGTCAGATCAAATTTAGCAGTTGTTGACTCAAACTGGAATCTTTCGATATTTGTATCTTCAATTTCAAAAGACTCTTGTCTGATATTCTGTAATACAAATAAACAATCAAATAATGGATTACGACCAGGATCCCGCTCTATACGTAAATCGTTTATTAACTCTTCATATGGATAATCATCGTTGTCAAGACAGTTGAGCAATCTTTCGTGCAGTTGTTGTATATAAACGTTAAAACCCGAATCATCATTCAGACTTACAGGCAACGCTAATGTTTTAGCAAACATTCCTACTATACCTTCAAGATCATCATGCTTTCTTCCAGCTACCAACGTACCAATAACCAGATCAGCATTTCCACTTAGTTTTGATAATAGTATACCATAAACCCCTAATAATATGCTATAGAGAGTTGTATTGTATTTCTTGCTGATTTCATTTAATGCATGCCTTTCTTTATCAGACATATTAAATTTTGCTACGCGCCCTTTAAATGTCTTTTCTTTTGGTCTTGGAAAATCATAAGGCAACTCTAAAGGACTGTAATCAATAGCAAACTCCCTGATCCAGAATTCCTTTTGACTTTGCACAGAAATCTGGTAATCATTGCTGGAGAGCCACTCAGAATAATCTTTATATTGCCTTTTTAATGCTGGTAATTTATTGCCTCTGTAGAGCTGAGAAAATTCCTTCATTAATATTTGCAGAGACATCCCGTCAGAAGCGATATGGTGCATATCTAACAAGATGAAATGTGTGTTATCCACCTGGACTACTCCAACCCGAAGCAAAGGTGGATTCTTTAAATCAAAAGTTCTGATGAATTTATGGATGAGAGATTCCATATCAGAATCCATTCTAAGATGTTCAATCTCAAAATGGACATCGGACATCACTTTCAGGTGTGGTTTATTATATTGATCTAAGCTAAAACTCGTTCGGAAACATTCGTGCCGCTCTATTAGCGATTTAAAAACATGCGTAAGTTTTTCATAACTCACTGCTCCGTCTATCTTTAAAACCCCGGTTTGGTTATAAGCTAAAGACGACTTATCTATCTGGTTTAGCAGAAATAATCTTAATTGGGATGAAGCTAATGGGTAATATTCTTTATCAGCAGCTTTAGGTATTTGTCTTGTGGTCGTATTTGATTTCCTTAGATTCTTTAAATAATCGATTATAAGACTCTTATTGTTCTTCAATTCTAAAATAACATCAGGATTGTCAAAATCTTCAGGAACCGTTATTTTCAGGTTCTCTTCAACAATTTTAATGCTTATATCAAGCTTTTTAAGTTTTAATAATAGTTCTTCCAGGCTTTGTTGCATAGGTATAGGTATGTAGATTGAAAATCAGTATATTTTGAAATGTGGTTCTTTTGTCTAAAAATTATATCGTGGTAGTGGCTTTCGCCTTGAGATAGTTCTTCAGTTCTCCTATTGTTTTATCATCATTCTTAATCATAAATTCAAGAATATTTTGATGGCATTCTACGATATCTTCTATCAGTTCTTTATCAAACAGAAGTTTATTATACTTCCAGTATAAAATAAAACCGTTGTCATATTCGCATGCCGTATTTTTTAAAGGATAATGATTAATATCTGTATCAATATGGTTTTCCTGTATCTCCGTAATGTCGGGTAGGTTTTCATAATATTTAATATAATTTACCACCATATCGCAACTCGCCCGAAGTTCTGCCCTATCCAAATCCAGATAGTCATAATTGATAATCAGGTTTTGACAATTGGTAAGTATATCATAAAATGTTTGATCGATAACATCATTGATAACCAGGCGGTCAGAAAATTCTCCGGTGAAATAAGCTTCGCCAAGTAAATTCCCTATGATCAGCTGGTTTTCAGAAACAAATCTGTCAGCGATAATAGCCGCAATTAATGTTTTGCGTTTACCAGTATAAGAATATAATAAAATGGACAAACTTGCATAAATAATAGATGATATGGTACAGTTATTATTTTTCGCAAATGCTGTGATGGCATTAAAGTGTTGACCAGAAATTTTAGTCGTATATAAAAGTGCCTGGGGATGATCATATATCGCGAATAATTCCTTTTGAGTCTCTGCTTTCCCGATTGTTTTTTCTGCTAATAACCTTTGATTATTTCTCAAAAAATATCCCTCATAAAAGTCGCTTATATTAAAAATATAGTCATACCCTGATGTTTTGGCTTTCCAATATTTTTTTAATTCTTCTCCTTTTTCACTGATCCATGTTTTCCGCTGTTCGGCATAGTCTCTTAATTGTATCTTCAATGGTTGAATATCTGGCTCACCTCCATCACTGTAGCATTGATAGAACGTCATGAGTTCTTTCTTGATGATCTTTTCCATCGACCAGTCATCACAACTAATGTGGTCCACTAAAAAAAGAAACATATATTTCTCCCCTGCTAACTTGAACAAGAAAAACCTGGTTAGTGGATCTTTTTGCTTATCAACAAACCATACTCCTGCATTTTCAAAATATTCAGTTCTGATTTCTTCATAAGATTTATGCAATGTATTGGTATCAATAAATTCTAAAGCGAACCTCTCATCTGCAGGGAGAATCACTTGTTTAAATTCACCATCAATCAATGGAAATATAGTTCTCAGACTTTCGTGCCTTTTTACAAAGAATGCTATTGCTTTTTCTAAAGCAACAACATCAGGATTATTCATTTCTAACTCAACTCTCATAAAAAGCGCAACCCCTTTATCGCGTTTTAAATACCGGGCCTGCTGTAATGATAGTTCAGCGATTATGTTAGAATTATATGTCATATTAACAATTATTTAAGATTAAAAATTGGACTGTGTTTAGAAATCACGCTTAAATATTGATTTCCCTGCTACCCATTTTTGGTAATGGGTTTGCTTCATTTATCCATACAGATGCATCAATAAAATTAGCCTGTTGTACAACTGTATTTTTTTGAAAGATCTCTACGAGTTTTATTTCTATGTTAAATTCTCTTTTTATTTTATTGGTTATTTGAATTGCCATAATCGAATTTCCGCCTAACTGTAAAAAACTTTGCGTAATACTAATAGCTGATGGGTCAATCTTTAAGACCTCTGCCCAAATCCCGATTACTTCTCTTTCTGTTTTGGAAGATGCACCTACATACAGCTCCTTATTCACTCTGTCTGGAATTGGTAATGCATCTCTGTCCAGCTTGCCATTAGTTGTCAAGGGCATCTTGTCTAATTGGATATAAAATGAAGGAACCATGTATTCAGGAAGAATACGGCTTAGATATTCTCTGAGCAACTCACCATCTAAGTTTTGATCAGCTAAATAATACGCTGATAAATAACTTTCACCTTCTATATTTTTCAGGGAAACAACTCCCTCTAGTACAGCTTCGTGAGCCGATAGTGCATGTTCAATTTCTCCTGGCTCAATACGATATCCGCGCAGTTTAATTTGGTTATCAATCCGGCCTTTGTAGGCTATATTACCATCTGGAAGCCAATATGCCAAATCTCCACTTCTATAAACCCGTTCTTCTCCCTTTATCCAGTCTGCTATAAACTTCTTGTTTTCAATACCATTTCCGATATAACCACGGGCAAGACCAGCCCCAGCTATACAAAGTTCACCAATGACACCTTGCGGAACAGAATTGCCCAACTCGTCGACTATATAGATTCTTTCATTTGGCAATGGGCGGCCAATTGGTATGGCTTTAAATTTATCTAAATCTGCAGTGTCTATTCGATAATAAGTAGAATCCACACAGGTTTCAGTAGGTCCGTACAAATTGTACAACGTCATATTTTCTGTCATTGAATAGGTATAGAATTCCTGCACAAGTTCCTTTGGTAAAGCTTCTCCTGCTAATAACCAAACTTTAAAATCTGGTAATTCTATCTTCCCTTTAAGACTTCTCAGAAACATACTGAAATGTGTCGGAGTACCATCACTTACATTAATCCTGTGTTTCTTATAAAAGTTATACAACTCATTCCCATCCATCCGTTCATTTTCCTGACAGATATACAGGCTGTGACCATTCAATAATGCACCAAATATTTGCTGACATGAAGCATCAAAGCTATAAGCAGCTATTAATCCTACATTTAATCCAGAATCAAGGCCTTTGTAAACAGTAGCGGATAATCCTGCTGCCAAATTCACTACGCTGCTATCTTCCATTAATACGCCTTTAGGAGCACCTGTTGAACCTGAAGTAAAAATACAATAGGCCAGATCGGAAGAATTGCGCCGAATACTTAAATTATAATTTTCCTGTACTTTAATTGAAGAAGCATGAATATCATGTGTAGCTATAACATCCTTAAATCTATCCAGATGTTCTTTATGCCCCAATAACAATTTAGAATTGCAGGATTCCAGCATATAGTTAATCCGTTCAAAAGGTAACTTGAAATCAATAGGCAGATAAGCCGCACCACTTTTCAGTATCCCCAGAATCCCTATCATTATATCTGCAGATCTATCCAGCAACAGTCCTATAATATCTCCTTTTACCACACCTTGTTCAATAAGATATGCAGCTAGTTGATTGCTCTGTTCATTGAGCTCTTGATAACTTAGATTTATTCCATTGTATACCACTGCATTTCTATCCGGAAACATCAGAACCTGTTTCTCAAATAATTCCACAATATTCTCTTTGATCTCAAACGAGATTTCAGAGGTATTGAACTTTCTTAATTGATTGATTTCGTCAGTTCCCAGCAGGTTTATTGCTGCGATAGGGATATTTAAAATTACCTGATTAGTTATTTGCTTAAAATATTTAACGAAATTTTCAATAGTGGATCGCTGAAACAAATCTTTTGCATATTGAAACCCTAATTGTATCTTGTTTTCAGTAGCATTAACATGCAAAATCAAATCCATTTGTGAAGTGTCCGAACCAAGCACGTATGTTTCAAGTTGCAGATCCGACAATTTCAATTCTATTGGCTCTTCATTTTTGTACACGAACATCACATCGAACAGGCTATTGCGATTATAATCTCTGGCAATACCCAGGTCATTGATTAATTTTTCATAGGGATAATCCTGATGCTCTAAGCCTAGCATAACGCTTTGATGAACTTGTTTTATAAAGTCGTATAGATTGCCATGATCTTCAATATCATTTCTTAGGGCTAACATGTTAATAAAAACCCCCATAATATTTTCGATCTCTGTATCCCTCCGGCCCGAAACCGGAGTACCTATAATTAAGTCTTTTTGCCCCGTAACTTTGTATAGAAGGATCTTAAAAATCCCAAGGACTACAGAAAATAAGGTAACCCCTAATGACTTTGCCAGGTTGTTTAAAATTTTGGTTTGTGCTAACTCAAAAACAAAATCAATTTGAGCACCGTGATAGGTCGGTACAACCGGACGTTCGTAATCTGTCTGTAAGGCAAGTATGGAAGGAGGCGTTTCAAACACACCATTCCAGAATTGTTTTTGACTTTCCAGATTCTTTTGATAGACTTCACTTTCCTGCCATACAGCATAATCTCTATATTGCAATTCAATGGGAGAAAGCTCCTTTCCCTGGTATAGAGAAATAAAATCACGAAGAAAGATTCCCAAACTAACTCCATCGGAAACGATATGATGTCTGTCAGTGATTAAAATATGTGTTTCTTCATTAATACGAATAAGGCCTGCCCGTAATAATGGAGCCGTATGCAAATTAAATGGCCGAATAAATTCTGTAATAATTTCCGCACTCTTTTCTAAGGAAGAATTAAAGTATTCCAATTCAAAAGACGCTTCTTCTAAAACATATTGTACGGGCGAATCATTGACTAATTGAATACGTGTCCTGAAAATCTCATGACGCTTAATTATCCGATGGAAAATATCCTTGATTTTTTCCCTGTCAACGGGGCCATTAATTGTAAAGGCCTGAGGTTGGTTATATACTGTTGAATTTCTATTGAGCTGATTTAAAAAATAGAACTGTTTCTGTGCAGAAGACAATGGATAAAAATCCATTTCATCTGCTTTTTGAATTTTAAAATAATCAACCTCAATACCAGAATTTATTTCTTTTGCCAACTCCTGGATATCTTTCAGAGAGGTAAGTTTGATTAAACTTATGGATAGTTTAAATGTTTCCCTTATTCTGTTCGCTAAAAACACCAACTTTAAAGATTGCCCTCCTAAGTCAAAAAAATTGTTATTGATCCCAATCGTAGCTACATCGCGTTTGAGTACATCTGCCCAAATCTTAACCAGCTTTTCTTCGGTTTCAGTAGAAGGGGGAGTATAATTATCCGCAACTTTTAACTCATAATCTGGTAAAGCATTCCGATCTATCTTCCCATTGGCAGTAAAAGGTAATTGATTCATCTGCATATAATAAGATGGTATCATGTAGTCCGGCAGACGCTGCGCTAAATGATAGCGTAGATCAGAAACCTGTAACTCTACAGCCGACTCGTAATAGGCGACTAAACATTTTTCATTTTCATATGCTTTAAATTCTACCACACAGTGATTGATTTCAGCATGTGTACTTAAATGATGTTCTATCTCTGATAATTCTATACGATATCCCCTCAATTTCACTTGATTATCTATCCTGCCGCGATATTCCAGGTTTCCATCTGGCAGCCATCTGGCCATATCACCTGTACGATAGACTCTTTCTTCTCCTATAACCCAACCGCTACGGAATTTTTCTGAACTCGTTGTTTGATCCCCGACATAACCTTTTGCAAGGCCATCTCCTGCAATACATAACTCACCAATCACACCCGCTGGAACCAAACCACCATGAGTATCTGTGATATAGACGCGTTCATTAGGCAGAGGCTTTCCTATAGGTATAAAAGGATAATCTTCCAGACGCTCTCTCTCAACTTTGTAACTTGTTGAATCAACACAGGTCTCAGTCGGACCATAAAAATTATACAATTGTACTTTATCGCCTACTTTACTATAAAATTCTTTAACAAATTCTTTTGGTAAGGTCTCTCCTGCTAATATCCATGATGAAAACTTACCCACTGAAGTATTTTTCCCTAAGGCATCAAGCAACAGCCGGAGATGAGTCGGAGTACCATCAGATACATCAATACTATTTCTTTCATAGAAGGATCTTAATTTCGCCCCATCACGACGACTTTCGTCATCAGCAATGTAAAGACTATGTCCTTGTAATAAACTACCATAGATTTGCTGTACCGAGGCATCAAAAGAAAATGAAGCCAATAGCGCAACTTTCAAAATCTTACCTTCATAAGCGCTGTAAACTTTTTCTTCCAGCCCCTTCACCAAATTGATTACACTTCGATGATTCATCATCACCCCTTTTGGATTGCCACTGGAACCCGAAGTAAATATACAATACGCAAGATCTGCAGGTTGAATTTCAATCCCCGCATTAGCGACACTTTGAAACTCTATTTTAGGGGAATCAATTGCCTGAGTTGGAAGGTAGGCAGTGTGCATTTCTAAGAATTCATTTTGCGAAAGTAAAAAAGCAGCCCTGCTATGATTCAACATGTAGCTGATGCGTTGTTCCGGAAGGCTTGGATCTATTGGTAAGTAACCGCCGCCTGCTTTTAATACACCTAAAATGCTCACGATCATATTTAATGAGCGCTCAAACAACAAGCCTACCATATTTCCAGGTACAATACGCTCAGAGATCAGATAATTGGCTACTTTGTTAGCTTGTTCATTTAACTCCTTATAAGTAAGCTCTTTCTTCCCATCACTTACAGCAATCCGGTCTGGATGTAACTTCACTTCATGTTCAAATAGAGCAATCAGATTTGTGTCTCTTGAATAGGGTAATGAGGTGTCATTATACTGATTCATTAACAGCTCTTTTTCTTTAGTAGTCAGAATATCAATATCACATAGCCCAACTTCAATATTTTGCACTACTGCTTTTAAAATATTCTTATAGTAGGCTACGAATCTTTCAATGGTTTCTTTTTTAAACAGCTCTGTTCTATAATCCAGATGAAAAACATAATTGTTTTCTTTCTCCAAAACGCGGAATGACAAATCTAATTTGGAACTCGTATTTGCATGTTCAACATGTGATAAATGCATGTCTTCGGAGCCGAATTCTGACAAATTAAAATTATAGTATTCGAACATGATATCGAATAGAGGATTATGACTTAAATCTTGTTTTAAATTCAATTCTCCTATCAGTTGCTCATAAGAATAATCTTGATTGGCAAAGCATTGCAGTACATTATCTTTCACTTGATTAAGAAATTCTACGAAGCTTTGGTCACCTTTAGGAGAGTTTCGAAGCGCCAGGGTATTAATAAAGACACCTATCAATCTTTCAACATCCATGTGCTGACGACCGGCTGTAGAAGTACCAACCGTGATATCTTCCTGACCAGATAATTTTGAGATCAGTACATTTAAAGAGCTTAGCAACAACGTATACATCGTAACCTCTTGTTTTTCACAAACTTTTCTTAACTCTTCACTCTCTTGCTCGTTCAATTCAAAAGTTACCGTGGCACCTTGAAAATTATTAAGCTGAGGTCTTGAAAAATCTGTTGGGATATTCGGGATATCCGGGATACTATCAAACTGATGAAGCCAAAATGCCTCTTGCGCTTTCAATTGATTTTCTCTTTCCCCGTTCTGTTGCCATTCTACATAATCTTTGTATTGAATCTTTAAAGGTTCCAATTTTTGATTATTGTATAGTGCCATAAACTCCTGAATTATATTTACATAGGAAACTCCATCAGTAACAATATGATGCATATCTATGATCAGGTGAGCTATTCCTTGTTCCTCTGTTTTCAATCCTACTCTGATTAAAGCGGGTACACTCAGATCAAAACCCTGAATAAAACCATTAATCAGCTGGCCTAAACTTTCTGTCTCATTCTCTATATTTTCTACTTTAAAGTTTACCTGCTTATGAATTCTTTGGACTGGCTCTTCATTTAGTAAATGAAATGAGGTTCTTAAAGTTTCATGCCTGTTAATGATCTCTCTAAAAACATTTTCACATAATTCAATATTAACATCTCCTATCACCTTAAAGACTATAGGAACATTATAAGCAGTCATTCCAGGATTCATCTGATCCAAAATAAAGATCCTCCTTTGGATACTGGATTGCGGATAATAAATCTTTACCGGAGCAGATTTTATATGAACAAAACTTACTTTTGGAGCAGCCAGTATGAGTGTAGCCTGCATACTGATATTTTTATTTTCAAAAGCTTCTTGCAGGTAGATTTGTACACGCAAAAATTTATGAATTCTGGAAATCAATCTGATCATACTTAACGAGTCTCCGCCAAGCTGGAAAAAATCGTCCCGTACTCCAATAGGAGTATATCCGAGTATTTCTTCCCATATTTCTACTAATTTTTGTTCTAAATCTGAACTTGGTGCTACATATGGTGTTGCTAAAACAGGCCGGGTATTTTTTACAGCAGGAAGTAATTCTTCCGTAATATCCTCATGACCTGGATTTACAGATTCTTCTATTAGGGATGGTAAATCAACAGGAGAAATCAGAATATGACTCTCCTCATTATTCACCAATAATATTCTTTTAAAGACTTCTTCACCCTCATCACCAGTAATAAAACTGTTCAGAATCCCACTTTTCAGTGCAGATGGGGTTAATAGTGAATTCTCCTGAAAACTGGCCTTTTCTACAGTGTCATAACTCAAATTTAAAGCCATCCACTTAGCAGGATTGTCCCTGCGCTTATTTTCGTCCAGCACTAATGAATCAATGAAATGCTTGATTGCCATTTCGCTGACCATACCAGCCCCCCCTAAAACTGTAGTAAAAGAAGAAACTACTATAACGAATTCTACTGGTTGATTATTTGCAAGTTCTTGTAACTGTAGTAATTCTTCAGTTTTCAGTGAAATCTCCTCATTAAATTGATTTTGTGTTTTATCACTGATCAGACTCGGATCACGTTTACTGGTTAGCTCACATTTAGAGGTTTGATCACGTTTAGTGATTTGATCATTCACATAAAAAACACCATTAATCTGCTCAAAATCTAATTTGGCTTTTTCAAAAACAGCGGTCATTTGAGTCTTTGAAGTTATATCCGCATGAATGATCAATAGACAGCCTGCTTCTTTTCTCAACTCAGAAATTTTGGTTATTTTCTTGCTGATTACATGTTCAGGCCCATAATTCTCCACCCAATCTGCCCATTCTTCCTCTTCAGGTATATCCGAAAACCCAACTAGTATGATATTTAATCGGTTACTTTTTAATAAACCTTCCGCAATTGTAAAACCTATATCACCGGTACTGTCAATAAATAGATAAGTACCTTGGTCTTTTATACGCGATTCACCCGAATCCTGCAAAAGGATCGGATAAGATTCTACAGTTTGGGTCCATCTGTTCAATCCGCGATAAGCAACTATTTTAGCTTTGGAATCAGCTTTAAACTCCTTGATTATTTGTTTAAAAAAAAGCTGGGTATTTGCGCCATAAGTCTTGTCATCTATTTCAATTAAACGACAATTGATATTGGGATACTCTTTAGGAATACTATGGACAGCAGAAAGGATTGCCCCTCCAAACATAGCTGTTTTTTCTTCACCGAATATAGAAAACATCTGATTACATATGGCCAGATATTCAATTTGATTTTGATCGAAACCAGTTTCATAAACTGCT is a window encoding:
- a CDS encoding non-ribosomal peptide synthetase, which produces MKDNNYTGFEIAVVGMSCRFPGASNVDEFWENLKGGVDSISRFSDDELRQYGISEEDLSDPNYVKAKGIIENANFFDASFFGLTPTEANTLDPQIRIFLQCAYHALEDAGYHFGKEKNNVGVFVGATPSIYWQADHLRKTGHQFSERFSSMLLTDKDFINSRVSYLMNLHGPSSSIYTACSTSLVTIDTALQSLLTGKCDIALAGGVSLSLPYKSGYTYNSAMMMSKDGSIFPFDSEATGTVWGDGAGVVILKRLEDALKEGDNIHAVIKGIATNNDGNRKVGFTAYSAKGQVEVIRNAHSMAEVTPGSISYIEGHGSATPLGDKIEIGALMEVFQGAGEDYSCALGSVKANLSNLNVASGMAGLIKVCLMLKHAQIPPSVNFKSPNSKLAESGNLFHVNEKLTPWENPEFPLRAGISSFGIGGTNVHMVVEKAPLNQKTFFDERNQLICLSAKTPSGLNRLSQNLSDFIAKKESELAIDSLAFTLQTGREHFQYRRFLVVEELEKLTQDLAKEYDSDMIRDSFPIIMVFSGIKNLHLNFAKDLYSHEVYFRDALDNCFQILNELTGKDFKSIIYSEDESVLLQDSQIIQGLYFSFQYALGTLLNSLEIKPDYMVGYGIGEYVAACFAGVFSLNDVLGILIERDRLLNSSAADLEVASPVLSDEIGAASKGNELKVSFDLSSKMEPVNEQFKEILSRYDLKKANTPMVSGHTGTWCEEFVYQPEYWVKHLSETISSIESLDTLTTSSPNAVFLNIGTGDHLNLYKQQLNDSKDHLKFIEVLKNDSLDLITHTFFLKAIGMLWSYGGIVDWNAYHYSNPKQKASLPTYPFEESSFSLQISKSKENPFNTTNFLRNDELSSWFYVPSWKRIPQIISTDNLEQKTQNLLIFGGEEFELIQNFLDPYFDTVIVVSNAEHFERINASQYELNYNDKDDLLKLFWHLRTEKIGVDAIFDFTDFHGEIAVDHKKLTRTVNLVQAVYETGFDQNQIEYLAICNQMFSIFGEEKTAMFGGAILSAVHSIPKEYPNINCRLIEIDDKTYGANTQLFFKQIIKEFKADSKAKIVAYRGLNRWTQTVESYPILLQDSGESRIKDQGTYLFIDSTGDIGFTIAEGLLKSNRLNIILVGFSDIPEEEEWADWVENYGPEHVISKKITKISELRKEAGCLLIIHADITSKTQMTAVFEKAKLDFEQINGVFYVNDQITKRDQTSKCELTSKRDPSLISDKTQNQFNEEISLKTEELLQLQELANNQPVEFVIVVSSFTTVLGGAGMVSEMAIKHFIDSLVLDENKRRDNPAKWMALNLSYDTVEKASFQENSLLTPSALKSGILNSFITGDEGEEVFKRILLVNNEESHILISPVDLPSLIEESVNPGHEDITEELLPAVKNTRPVLATPYVAPSSDLEQKLVEIWEEILGYTPIGVRDDFFQLGGDSLSMIRLISRIHKFLRVQIYLQEAFENKNISMQATLILAAPKVSFVHIKSAPVKIYYPQSSIQRRIFILDQMNPGMTAYNVPIVFKVIGDVNIELCENVFREIINRHETLRTSFHLLNEEPVQRIHKQVNFKVENIENETESLGQLINGFIQGFDLSVPALIRVGLKTEEQGIAHLIIDMHHIVTDGVSYVNIIQEFMALYNNQKLEPLKIQYKDYVEWQQNGERENQLKAQEAFWLHQFDSIPDIPNIPTDFSRPQLNNFQGATVTFELNEQESEELRKVCEKQEVTMYTLLLSSLNVLISKLSGQEDITVGTSTAGRQHMDVERLIGVFINTLALRNSPKGDQSFVEFLNQVKDNVLQCFANQDYSYEQLIGELNLKQDLSHNPLFDIMFEYYNFNLSEFGSEDMHLSHVEHANTSSKLDLSFRVLEKENNYVFHLDYRTELFKKETIERFVAYYKNILKAVVQNIEVGLCDIDILTTKEKELLMNQYNDTSLPYSRDTNLIALFEHEVKLHPDRIAVSDGKKELTYKELNEQANKVANYLISERIVPGNMVGLLFERSLNMIVSILGVLKAGGGYLPIDPSLPEQRISYMLNHSRAAFLLSQNEFLEMHTAYLPTQAIDSPKIEFQSVANAGIEIQPADLAYCIFTSGSSGNPKGVMMNHRSVINLVKGLEEKVYSAYEGKILKVALLASFSFDASVQQIYGSLLQGHSLYIADDESRRDGAKLRSFYERNSIDVSDGTPTHLRLLLDALGKNTSVGKFSSWILAGETLPKEFVKEFYSKVGDKVQLYNFYGPTETCVDSTSYKVERERLEDYPFIPIGKPLPNERVYITDTHGGLVPAGVIGELCIAGDGLAKGYVGDQTTSSEKFRSGWVIGEERVYRTGDMARWLPDGNLEYRGRIDNQVKLRGYRIELSEIEHHLSTHAEINHCVVEFKAYENEKCLVAYYESAVELQVSDLRYHLAQRLPDYMIPSYYMQMNQLPFTANGKIDRNALPDYELKVADNYTPPSTETEEKLVKIWADVLKRDVATIGINNNFFDLGGQSLKLVFLANRIRETFKLSISLIKLTSLKDIQELAKEINSGIEVDYFKIQKADEMDFYPLSSAQKQFYFLNQLNRNSTVYNQPQAFTINGPVDREKIKDIFHRIIKRHEIFRTRIQLVNDSPVQYVLEEASFELEYFNSSLEKSAEIITEFIRPFNLHTAPLLRAGLIRINEETHILITDRHHIVSDGVSLGIFLRDFISLYQGKELSPIELQYRDYAVWQESEVYQKNLESQKQFWNGVFETPPSILALQTDYERPVVPTYHGAQIDFVFELAQTKILNNLAKSLGVTLFSVVLGIFKILLYKVTGQKDLIIGTPVSGRRDTEIENIMGVFINMLALRNDIEDHGNLYDFIKQVHQSVMLGLEHQDYPYEKLINDLGIARDYNRNSLFDVMFVYKNEEPIELKLSDLQLETYVLGSDTSQMDLILHVNATENKIQLGFQYAKDLFQRSTIENFVKYFKQITNQVILNIPIAAINLLGTDEINQLRKFNTSEISFEIKENIVELFEKQVLMFPDRNAVVYNGINLSYQELNEQSNQLAAYLIEQGVVKGDIIGLLLDRSADIMIGILGILKSGAAYLPIDFKLPFERINYMLESCNSKLLLGHKEHLDRFKDVIATHDIHASSIKVQENYNLSIRRNSSDLAYCIFTSGSTGAPKGVLMEDSSVVNLAAGLSATVYKGLDSGLNVGLIAAYSFDASCQQIFGALLNGHSLYICQENERMDGNELYNFYKKHRINVSDGTPTHFSMFLRSLKGKIELPDFKVWLLAGEALPKELVQEFYTYSMTENMTLYNLYGPTETCVDSTYYRIDTADLDKFKAIPIGRPLPNERIYIVDELGNSVPQGVIGELCIAGAGLARGYIGNGIENKKFIADWIKGEERVYRSGDLAYWLPDGNIAYKGRIDNQIKLRGYRIEPGEIEHALSAHEAVLEGVVSLKNIEGESYLSAYYLADQNLDGELLREYLSRILPEYMVPSFYIQLDKMPLTTNGKLDRDALPIPDRVNKELYVGASSKTEREVIGIWAEVLKIDPSAISITQSFLQLGGNSIMAIQITNKIKREFNIEIKLVEIFQKNTVVQQANFIDASVWINEANPLPKMGSREINI